In Streptomyces pluripotens, the genomic window CCCTCGCGGACGAGCGGTCCGGTAGTGGAGAGGGGGGCGTTGCGGGCCGCTCGTGGTGGCTCGCAACGCCCCCCTGGCATCTACCCGAGGGGTGCTCGGGAGGACTTCCGGGTCACGAGTCGACCTGCGCGGTCACCAGGTCCGAGAAGGCGGCCAGCCGGGTGTAGACACCCGGGTGGCCCGCCTCCGCGCATCCCTCGCCCCATGAAGTGATCCCTGCCAGGACGCCCCCGATGAGCAGGGGACCGCCGCTGTCGCCCTGGCAGGTGTCTACGCCGCCGGAGGTGTATCCGGCGCATACCATGTCGGACTGGACGAAGTCCGAACCGTAGGAGGTACGGCAGCTGGAGTCGGACACGATCGGCACGGCCGCGGTCCGCAGCTGGTTGGAGGGGCTGCCGTTCTCCCTGGTGGTGCCCCAGCCGAGGACCCGGGCCGTGGTGCCAGCCGCGTACACGGCTGTCTGGGAGGAGGCGACGTACGGCGCCGGGGTGTACGGCATCGGCGCGGACAGGGTCAGCACGGCCACGTCGTCGCCGTTGGTGGCGTCCGTGTAGTCTGGGTTGACCCAGATCCCGCTCACCCTGCCGACCGTGCCGTCGGTGCCGTTCAGATAGGTCTGGCCACCGATCACGCGGACGCCGCGCGGGGTCGCGCCGACCACGCAGTGCGCAGCGGTCACCACCTTGCTGGCGGCCACCAGCGTGCCACCGCAGAACTGGTTTCCGGAAGCGTCCGTGATCTGCATCATGAACGGGTAGGCGGTCGTCGTGGTGGCGGTACCTCCGACGACGGGCTGCGGAGCGGCACTCGCTGCGGGGGAGGCGAGCAGCGTGGTCGCCGCTGCGGCGGTGACCGCCAGCGCTGCGGCGGCCTGTCTGGCGCGTCTGAGCCCGAACATGAGTCTCCTGAGTGGCGTTTGCACCGGTGGGGGTCGCCCGGGGCGGGGGTGGGGGATCCACCCCGTGTGCCCGGGCGAGCGGCACGGCCCTTACGCTAGGACGCGGAACCCTCGGCTCCCAATGAGGGAACCCCCTAGGGGGTGGGGTGAGGGAAAACCCTCGGTCCGGTCAGTCAACCAACCCTGTTCTCACTTCGCGCGGCGACCTGCCGCCAATCGGACGATGTCGACACGCGATCGGATTCCCAGCTTGCGGTAGACCCGGGTCAGGGTGGCTTCCACGGTCTTGACGCTGATGAACAGGCGCGCGGCGATCTCCCGGTTGGTGGAACCCTCCATGACCAGCGCGGCGACCTGACGCTCCATCGCGGCGAGCACGTCCAGCGCGTCCACGGTGTCCGGTACCGCGAGCGTCGACTCCGGCTCGTCGGCGGTGAGGGCCTCGTCCACCTGGCGCAGCCAGGGCAGCGCCCGGCAGCGGCGGAACATCCGGGTGGCCTCGTCGAAGACCGCGGTGTTGCCGCGGGCCGTGCCCGCGGTGCCCGCCAGCCTCGGGCGCCGGGCCCGCAGCCGGGCCAGCGAGAAGGCGGCCCGCGCCTCTTCCAGCCCGTAGCCGAGCTTGCCCAGCCGGTCCTGAGCGGATGTCAACTGGGCGACGGCCGCCTCCAGGTCCCCCTGGGCGGCACGCACCAGGGCCTCGGAGCGGTCCAGGACGGCGAGGACGCTCTCCCGGCCGAGCCGTAGTGCGTGCTCGCGGCTCACCTCGATGACGTCCTGCGCCTCCACCGGTTCGCCGATCCGGACCAGCGCCTCGGCGAGATCTCCCTGCCAGCGGCCGCGCGCCGGGTCGGTGATGCCAAGGCCCAGCTCCAGGCTGCGCACCCGGCGCAGCGAGCGGACGGTGCCCGCCGGGTCGCCGGCCACCAACTGGGCGTACCCGAGGGCGCCCAGGGCTCGTGAGAGATACATCTGGTCGCCGTCCCCCTCGGCGTGCTCCACCGCCTCCCGGGCGAGCGCCAGGGCCCGGTCCACATCACCGCCGGAGGCCTCCGCGAGTGAGGTGAGCATCGCCGAGGCGGTCTCGCCGATCCCCGAGTCCCGGGCCAGTCGCAGGCTCTCGCGGGCCAGTTCCCGGGCCCGGCCGCAGTGCCCGGCGCGCAGCTCGGTCTCGGCCAGGCCGCGCAGGAAGTGCACCTCGCTCTCCACCGAGCCGCGCCGGCGTACCTCACGCAGCAGCGCGGTGACCGTCGTCCGTGCCTCGACCAGCTGGTCGCTCATGACCAGCCAGCGGAACCGGGCGCTGCGCGCCCCGTTGTGATGCCAAGCCACCTTCGGGTCCTGGGGTTCCTGCAGCGCGCGTTTGATGGTCCGGGGCGCCTCCGGATGGCCCATCAGGGTCTCGGTCTGCGCCTGGAAGGCCAGGGAGAGCAGTTCAGTGCGCCGGTCCTTGCCGCGTGCGGCCAGTTCGGCGGCGTGCGCGGCGGCTTCCCGGGCCTCGGTGAAATCGCCCTCCACGATCAGTGCCCGCCAGGCCAGCTGGTAGTGGACCAGGGCCAGCAGCCTGGGGTCGTCGCCGGCGTCGGCGAGGGCCTGCGGGAAGACGGCGTCGACCTCCGCCATGGTGTGGCCGGCGGTGTCGGTGACGAGCATCCAGGCCCGCACCCGGTCGGCGGGCACGCTCGCCCGGGACAGCACCTCGCGGGCGATGTCCCGGGCCAGGTCCACCTCGCCGGCGGTGATCGCGTCCTCGGCGGCCACCAGCCGGCGCTCCTCCTGGCCCGGTGCGCCGTCGATCGGGGTGTGCCGGGCGGCGAGCAGTCCCAGGTGGGCCGCCACCGAAGGCGCCCCGCGGTCGCGGGCGAGGGATGCGGCTTCGGCGAGTCGGGCGGCGACCCCGAGGTCGGTGCCCGTGGTGGCGAGGGCCAGGTGCCGGGCCCGCTCGATCGGGTCGGAGGCGGCGGTGGACAGCGCCGCGTGCGCGGCCCGGCGCTCCTGCACGGGGGCCTCCGCGTACAGCGCGGCCGAAATCAGCGGGTGCGCGAACCGTACGGCCGGTGCGTCGGGCTCGGTCGCCAGCAGCCCGAGTTCGGCGGCTTGGGCGCACTCGGCCTCGGCGTTCCTCCGGCCGGCCTCGTGCAGCAGCGCCGGGGTGGGGCGGGCGCCGGCGCTGGCCACCAACAGGGTGCGGCGGGCCTCGACCGACAGCATGTCCAGCCGGCTGAGCACCAGTGCCCGCAGCGAGGTGGGCACGGGCAGCGGCTCGCCCGGCCGGGGCGGCGTGGGGCTCTCGGCGAGGGCACGGCCGAGTTCCTGGGCGAACAAGGGGTTGCCGCCACTGGTGCGATGGATCTCGCGGACCGTGGAGCGGGGCAGACCCCCGTGGCCGCGGTGGTCGAGCAACTGGGCGACCTGGGCGCGTGAGAGCGGGCCGAGCCGGACGGCGAGGGTGCCTGGCGGGCAGGCGCGCAGGTGACGGTCGTACTCCTGGCTCTCCTGGCCTTCCGTGCGCACCGCGCACAGTAGCTGCACCGGCGTGCCTTCGAGTCGCCGGGCGGCGAAGCCGAGTAGTTCGGAGCTGGCCGGATCCAGCCACTGCAGATCGTCCGCGACGACCAGCACCGGTCCCTGCGTGGCCAGGGCGCGCAGTGCGGAGAGCACGGCCAGCCGCAGGGCGAGGCCGTCACGCTGCAGGCTGGACTCGCCGCGGCCGGTCAGCGCCGACTCCAGGGCGGTGCGCTGGGCTGCGGGCAGCCGGGGGGAGACCTCGTCGAGCACCAGGCCGAGCAGGTCGGCGAGGGCGAGGAAGGGCAGATGGGATTCGGACTCCGTTGCCGAACAGCGCAACACCGTTCGCGCGCTGGCGGCGTTTTCCTCTGCCAATGCCCGCAGGACGGTGGATTTTCCTATTCCGGCGGGGCCGTGCAGCAGCACGCTCCCGCCCAAGGCGAGTTGGTCACGGGCGCTCGCGAACAGCTCCTGTCGGCCGATGACCAGGTCGGGGCGGCACCTGGCAGGCTCCTGGAAGTCCCGTCGCACGGTCACCGCTCCCCTCGTGTGTCGTGTTCGGGCCAAATTCTAGGCAACGATCCTTGAAATTCGGACGGAAGCCGTGGTGAGGGAAATAACAAACGGTCAAGCACAGGGAAATTCAAAGCATCGCTGCACGGACGGGCAGGTTTCCTTACCGCCTCGGCGCTACGGCAGCAGCCCCGCCCTGCGGGCCGCGGTCACCGCCTCTCCCCGGGTGTGCGCGCCCAGTTTCCGCATCGCCGAGCGCAGGTAGCTCTTGACCGTCTCCGGGCGCAACCCCAGTCTCTCGGCCACCGTCGCGTTGGTGGCACCCGCCGCGACCCAGGACAGCACGTCCACTTCGCGCGGCGCCAGACTGCCGTCGCCGTCCGGGCGCGGCGCGGCCAGTAGTCCGCATGCGGCCAGCAGTTCCGTTCGCAGCTGGGCATCGGTGA contains:
- a CDS encoding S1 family peptidase; its protein translation is MFGLRRARQAAAALAVTAAAATTLLASPAASAAPQPVVGGTATTTTAYPFMMQITDASGNQFCGGTLVAASKVVTAAHCVVGATPRGVRVIGGQTYLNGTDGTVGRVSGIWVNPDYTDATNGDDVAVLTLSAPMPYTPAPYVASSQTAVYAAGTTARVLGWGTTRENGSPSNQLRTAAVPIVSDSSCRTSYGSDFVQSDMVCAGYTSGGVDTCQGDSGGPLLIGGVLAGITSWGEGCAEAGHPGVYTRLAAFSDLVTAQVDS
- a CDS encoding ATP-binding protein, whose translation is MTVRRDFQEPARCRPDLVIGRQELFASARDQLALGGSVLLHGPAGIGKSTVLRALAEENAASARTVLRCSATESESHLPFLALADLLGLVLDEVSPRLPAAQRTALESALTGRGESSLQRDGLALRLAVLSALRALATQGPVLVVADDLQWLDPASSELLGFAARRLEGTPVQLLCAVRTEGQESQEYDRHLRACPPGTLAVRLGPLSRAQVAQLLDHRGHGGLPRSTVREIHRTSGGNPLFAQELGRALAESPTPPRPGEPLPVPTSLRALVLSRLDMLSVEARRTLLVASAGARPTPALLHEAGRRNAEAECAQAAELGLLATEPDAPAVRFAHPLISAALYAEAPVQERRAAHAALSTAASDPIERARHLALATTGTDLGVAARLAEAASLARDRGAPSVAAHLGLLAARHTPIDGAPGQEERRLVAAEDAITAGEVDLARDIAREVLSRASVPADRVRAWMLVTDTAGHTMAEVDAVFPQALADAGDDPRLLALVHYQLAWRALIVEGDFTEAREAAAHAAELAARGKDRRTELLSLAFQAQTETLMGHPEAPRTIKRALQEPQDPKVAWHHNGARSARFRWLVMSDQLVEARTTVTALLREVRRRGSVESEVHFLRGLAETELRAGHCGRARELARESLRLARDSGIGETASAMLTSLAEASGGDVDRALALAREAVEHAEGDGDQMYLSRALGALGYAQLVAGDPAGTVRSLRRVRSLELGLGITDPARGRWQGDLAEALVRIGEPVEAQDVIEVSREHALRLGRESVLAVLDRSEALVRAAQGDLEAAVAQLTSAQDRLGKLGYGLEEARAAFSLARLRARRPRLAGTAGTARGNTAVFDEATRMFRRCRALPWLRQVDEALTADEPESTLAVPDTVDALDVLAAMERQVAALVMEGSTNREIAARLFISVKTVEATLTRVYRKLGIRSRVDIVRLAAGRRAK